The region CTCGGAAGAGAAGGGCTCGACATAGGGGCGTCCAATGGCGTGGTAATCGATGCCGAGCTCGGCCATCGCGTCGGGTTCATACAGGTTGCGGCCGTCGAAGATCACGGGCGCCTTCAGCACCGATTTCAGATGCGCGAAGTCCGGGCTCTTGAATTCCTTCCATTCGGTGACGATGACGAGCGCGTCCGCGCCCGCGAGCGCGTCGTCGGCCGAATCGACGAATGCGAGACGCGCGAGCGCATCGGCCCCGTCGTGCAGATCGAGCGCGAACACGCGCCGCGCCTCGTCGAGCGCGACGGGATCGTACGCGCGCACCGTCGCGCCGCGCGCGAGCAGCGAAGCGATCAGGCGTCGGCTCGGCGCTTCGCGCATGTCATCGGTGTTCGGCTTGAACGCGAGCCCCCAGACAGCGAACGTGCGGCCCGCCAGATCGGCGCCGTAGCGCTTTTCGATCTTGTCGAGCAGCACGTTCTTCTGTGCGTGGTTCACGTCCTCGACCGCCTCGAGAATCCTGAGCGGCTGACCGTTTTCGCTCCCGGTGCGAATGAGCGCCTGCACGTCCTTCGGAAAGCACGAGCCGCCGTAGCCGACGCCCGCATACAGGAAGTGATAGCCGATCCGCGGATCGGAGCCGATCCCGCGGCGCACCGCCTCGATGTCGGCGCCGACGCGATCCGCGAGATTCGACATCTCGTTCATGAACGAGATGCGCGTCGCGAGCATCGCGTTCGCCGCGTATTTCGAGAACTCCGCCGAGCGCACGTCCATGTAGATCGTGCGCTCGTGATTGCGGTTGAACGGCGCGTAGAGCTTCTTCATCTTCTCGCGGGCGATCGCGCCCGCCGCGTCGTCGTCGACGCCGATGATGATCCGGTCCGGCCGCATGAAATCGTCGACGGCCGCGCCCTCCTTCAGGAACTCGGGATTCGACACGACCGAGAAGCGATGCTCGGCGCTGCCCGCGAGGCCGCGCGCGGCAAGCGCCTCGTCGATCACCGCGCGCACGCGCTGCGCGGTGCGGACAGGCACCGTCGATTTGTCGACGATCACCTTGTAGCCCGTCATGTGGCGGCCGATGTTGCGCGCGGCCTCGAGCACGTATTGCAGGTCCGCCGAGCCGTCCTCGTCGGGCGGCGTGCCGACCGCGATGAATTGAATCTCGCCGTGCGCGACGCTCGCCTCGATGTCCGTCGAGAACGCGATGCGGCCGGCGGCGCGCGTGCGCGCGATGATTTCCTGCAGACCCGGCTCGTGAATCGGCATGCCGCCGTTGTTCAGGATGTCGATCTTGCGGGGATCGACGTCGAGACAGAACACGTCGTGGCCGATCTCGGCGAGACACGCGCCGGTGACGAGGCCCACATAACCCGTGCCGATGATGGTGATCTTCATAAGTATTCCGATGATTCTCTCGGGCGAACGGCGTCCGCCCGGCTCAGGCCGCGGGCGGCGTCGCGCCGGCCCGCGAGGCCTGCCTCATTACCGCTTCATTGCCGCCCCATGACCGATTCATTACGCAACGGCGGGCTCGACGCGCCGCGGCGCATAGGTTTCCCATCCGCTGCATCCGGGGCACTGCCAATAGAACAGGCGCGCCCGGAAACCGCAATTCTGGCATGTATATCGCGGCAAATTCTTGGTGCGCTGCTTGACGAGCGCGCGCATCATCTCGAGCTCGGATCGCCGCGGTTCGTCGGCCGCGGCGATCTGCGCGTCGAGCAGGTGCAGCATGCCGGAGAGGTTCGGCGCCTTTTCCATCTGCGAGCGCGCGAGCGCATGCGCGACGTCGTTGCCGCGCAGTTGCGCGACATACTGATAGACGACATCGAGCAGATCGTTCGACGGATAGCGCTGCGCATAGCCCGTCAGCAGCTCGGCGCCCTCGGCCGCCCGATCGAGCGCCGCGTACGATTTCATCAGCTTGTCGGCGACGAGCGGCAGATAAGCGGGATTCTGCGTCTCGATCCGGCGCCAGTGCTCGATCGCCGCGCGATGGTCGCCGGCCGCGGCGGCCGTATCGCCCGACAGGATCGCCGCGCGCGCGTTCTGCGGATTCACCGCGAGCGCGTCGCGCAGATGCTCGGCCGCGAGCTCGGCGCTCTTGCGCTGCAGCGCGTCCTGAGCAAGCTCGCAATGGAATTGCGAGATCTCCGTCGTGAGACGCGGCGCGCCCATCGCTTCGATCCTCGCCGCGGTGTCGATCGACTTGGTCCAGTCCTTCTCGATCTCGTAGATCGTGAGGAGTGCGCGCTGCGCGTCGAGCGCGTAGTCCCCCTCGGCCAGCATGTGGAACGTCTCCTCCGCGCGATCGAGCAGGCCCGCCTTCAGGAAGTCCTGGCCGAGCTCGAAGAGCGCGTGGTCGCGCTCGCTCACGGGCAGATCGTTGCGGCTCAGCAGATTCTGATGGACGCGGATCGCCCGGTCCGTCTCGCCGCGGCGGCGAAACAGGTTGCCGAGCGCGAAGTGCAGCTCGACCGTTTCGGGATCGAGCTTCGCGACTTCGATGAACGCATCGATCGCTTTGTCCGGCTGTTCGTTCAGCAGGAAATTCAGGCCGCGAAAATACGAGCGCGGCAGGTTCGCGCTCTCGGACAGCAGCTTGTTGAGGTCGTAGCGCGACGCCATCCAGCCGAGCGCGAACGCGACGGGAATGGCGAGCAGCCACCAGAAATCAAGATCCATGCGACGTGTCGAAAAAAACCGGGGCCGCGCGGCGTGCGCGGCGTCGGCATCGTTAAATGACGGGCGGCATCGGCGGCTGGTCGACGACGGCCGGGTTCTCGCGCACAGCGCGCAAGTCG is a window of Burkholderia mallei ATCC 23344 DNA encoding:
- the lapB gene encoding lipopolysaccharide assembly protein LapB: MDLDFWWLLAIPVAFALGWMASRYDLNKLLSESANLPRSYFRGLNFLLNEQPDKAIDAFIEVAKLDPETVELHFALGNLFRRRGETDRAIRVHQNLLSRNDLPVSERDHALFELGQDFLKAGLLDRAEETFHMLAEGDYALDAQRALLTIYEIEKDWTKSIDTAARIEAMGAPRLTTEISQFHCELAQDALQRKSAELAAEHLRDALAVNPQNARAAILSGDTAAAAGDHRAAIEHWRRIETQNPAYLPLVADKLMKSYAALDRAAEGAELLTGYAQRYPSNDLLDVVYQYVAQLRGNDVAHALARSQMEKAPNLSGMLHLLDAQIAAADEPRRSELEMMRALVKQRTKNLPRYTCQNCGFRARLFYWQCPGCSGWETYAPRRVEPAVA
- a CDS encoding UDP-glucose dehydrogenase family protein; this encodes MKITIIGTGYVGLVTGACLAEIGHDVFCLDVDPRKIDILNNGGMPIHEPGLQEIIARTRAAGRIAFSTDIEASVAHGEIQFIAVGTPPDEDGSADLQYVLEAARNIGRHMTGYKVIVDKSTVPVRTAQRVRAVIDEALAARGLAGSAEHRFSVVSNPEFLKEGAAVDDFMRPDRIIIGVDDDAAGAIAREKMKKLYAPFNRNHERTIYMDVRSAEFSKYAANAMLATRISFMNEMSNLADRVGADIEAVRRGIGSDPRIGYHFLYAGVGYGGSCFPKDVQALIRTGSENGQPLRILEAVEDVNHAQKNVLLDKIEKRYGADLAGRTFAVWGLAFKPNTDDMREAPSRRLIASLLARGATVRAYDPVALDEARRVFALDLHDGADALARLAFVDSADDALAGADALVIVTEWKEFKSPDFAHLKSVLKAPVIFDGRNLYEPDAMAELGIDYHAIGRPYVEPFSSERG